One genomic segment of Brachyhypopomus gauderio isolate BG-103 chromosome 19, BGAUD_0.2, whole genome shotgun sequence includes these proteins:
- the impa1 gene encoding inositol monophosphatase 1 has translation MSDLWQEAMDHAVGVAKKAGEIVRDALQNEMNIMCKSSSVDLVTKTDQKVEQLIIDSVKEKFPTHGFIGEESVAAGQSCLLTDNPTWIVDPVDGTTNFVHGYPFVAVSIGFAVNKMLEFGVVYSCIEDKMYTARRGKGAFCNGQPLQVSDQKDINQSIIATEFGSSRDPEVLDKIFSNMRKIVSLPVHGIRGSGSAAVNMCLVAAGCVEAYYEVGIHCWDIAAAAVIVTEAGGVLMDLEGGPLDLMSRRVLAANNKTIAERICKEIEVHPLVRDDAPIVTK, from the exons ATGTCAGATCTTTGGCAGGAAGCCATGGACCATGCCGTAGGTGTGGCAAAAAAGgcgggagag ATTGTTAGAGATGCACTGCAGAATGAAATGAATATCATGTGCAAAAGTTCCTCGGTGGACCTGGTCACCAAGACCGATCAGAAAGTGGAGCAACTCATCATCGACTCGGTGAAGGAGAAGTTCCCAACTCACGG CTTCATCGGAGAGGAATCGGTGGCGGCCGGGCAATCATGCCTCCTGACTGACAATCCAACCTGGATCGTGGACCCGGTGGACGGAACTACAAACTTTGTGCATGG ATACCCTTTCGTTGCTGTTTCTATCGGCTTTGCAGTCAATAAGATG TTAGAGTTTGGAGTAGTGTATAGTTGTATAGAAGATAAGATGTACACGGCCCGTCGAGGGAAGGGAGCCTTCTGCAATGGACAACCTCTCCAGGTATCTGACCAGAAAG ACATCAATCAGTCCATCATTGCCACAGAGTTCGGCTCCAGCAGGGATCCTGAAGTTCTTGACAAGATATTCTCCAACATGAGGAAGATTGTGTCCCTGCCAGTACACGG GATACGTGGGTCGGGCTCGGCTGCCGTCAACATGTGCTTGGTGGCTGCCGGCTGTGTGGAAGCGTACTACGAGGTCGGCATACACTGCTGGGACATCGCGGCAGCCGCCGTCATAGTGACGGAGGCCGGAGGAGTCCTCATGGACCTGGAGG GTGGACCACTGGATCTGATGTCTAGAAGAGTCCTTGCAGCCAATAATAAGACAATTGCAGAGAGGATCTGCAAGGAGATTGAGGTTCATCCTCTCGTCCGAGACGACGCTCCTATAGTAACTAAATAA
- the fbxl7 gene encoding F-box/LRR-repeat protein 7 → MGANNGKHSGSEGKGSSSISSDLSSSTDQTSTKTPKNAATSEDSDISMRTRSTPSPALILPRSSPALFNGSSTSSSSFTAETIAMVHSPPTGFAHPQRGLWQPKDQQGAPIDILPDHAFLQIFAHLPTNQLCRCARVCRRWYNLAWDPRLWRSVRLTGDVLHVDRALRVLTRRLCQDTPNVCLTLETVVVSGCRRLTDRGLYTVAQSCPELRHLETAGCYNVSNEAVFEVVSRCPNLEHLDISGCSKVTCISLTREASIKLSPLHGQQISIRYLDMTDCFALEDEGLHTIAAHCTQLTHLYLRRCSRISDEGLRFLVIYCPSVRELSVSDCRFVSDFGLREIAKLEGRLRYLSIAHCGRVTDVGVRYVAKYCARLRYLNARGCEGLTDHGLEHLAKGCPKLKSLDIGKCPLVSDAGLEVLALNCFNLKRLSVKACESVTGRGLRVVAANCFDLQLLNVQDCDAPLEALHFVKRHCKRCVIEHTNPAFF, encoded by the exons ACTCGGACATCAGTATGCGGACGCGGAGCACGCCCAGTCCCGCTCTGATCCTCCCACGCTCCTCCCCTGCCCTCTTCAAtggctcctccacctcctcctcctccttcaccgCGGAGACCATCGCCATGGTGCACTCCCCGCCCACCGGCTTCGCCCACCCCCAGCGGGGCCTGTGGCAGCCCAaggaccagcagggggcgcccaTCGACATCCTCCCCGACCACGCCTTCCTGCAGATCTTCGCCCACCTGCCGACCAATCAGCTGTGCCGCTGCGCCCGCGTGTGCCGTCGCTGGTACAACTTGGCGTGGGACCCACGCCTGTGGCGGAGCGTGCGCCTGACCGGCGACGTGCTCCACGTGGACCGTGCGCTGCGTGTGCTCACACGCCGGCTCTGCCAGGACACGCCCAACGTGTGCCTGACTCTGGAGACGGTGGTGGTGAGCGGCTGTCGGAGGCTGACCGACCGCGGCCTCTACACGGTGGCCCAGTCCTGTCCAGAGCTTCGCCACCTGGAGACAGCCGGCTGCTATAACGTCTCCAACGAGGCTGTGTTCGAAGTGGTCTCGCGATGCCCTAACCTGGAACACCTGGACATCTCAG GTTGCTCCAAGGTGACCTGCATCAGTCTGACACGCGAGGCGTCCATCAAGCTGTCTCCGTTACACGGCCAGCAGATCTCCATCCGCTACCTGGACATGACCGACTGCTTCGCCCTGGAGGACGAGGGCCTGCACACGATCGCGGCGCACTGCACGCAGCTGACGCACCTGTACCTGCGTCGGTGCTCGCGCATCAGCGATGAGGGCCTGCGCTTCCTGGTCATCTACTGCCCGTCCGTGCGCGAGCTGAGCGTCAGCGACTGCCGATTCGTCAGCGACTTCGGCCTGCGAGAGATCGCCAAGCTCGAGGGCCGCCTGCGATACCTCAGCATCGCGCACTGCGGCCGCGTCACCGACGTGGGCGTGCGCTACGTGGCCAAGTACTGCGCCCGCCTGCGCTATCTCAACGCGCGCGGTTGCGAGGGCCTGACGGACCACGGCCTGGAGCACCTGGCCAAGGGCTGCCCCAAGCTCAAGTCCCTGGACATCGGCAAGTGCCCGCTGGTGTCGGACGCCGGCCTGGAGGTGCTGGCGCTCAACTGCTTCAACCTGAAGCGGCTGAGCGTGAAGGCGTGCGAGAGCGTGACGGGGCGCGGACTGCGCGTGGTGGCGGCCAACTGCTTCGATCTGCAGCTGCTCAACGTGCAGGACTGCGACGCGCCACTGGAGGCGCTGCACTTTGTCAAGCGCCATTGTAAGCGCTGCGTCATCGAGCACACCAATCCGGCCTTCTTCTGA